GCCCGAGCCGAGCGAACGCTTCGCACGGAGCTTTTCGAGCGGTACGGGTGCGGGCCAGTTCAGTTCTCGGGCAACCCCAACGCCTCTTACGAGCGGCATCTGGTGCTCGACCACGTCGTGAAGCCCGGTAACGCCAGCGCACGCGAGGTGTTCGAGGCACTGGCGCGGTCGCTCCGCGACCTGATTGCACAGCGCTGGCTGAAGACCGGCGAGACCTGCGACCGCGAGAACCCCAAGCAGGTCTATTATCTGTCGATGGAATTCCTGATCGGCCGGTCGACCTCCAACAACCTCCTCAACCTGCTCGTCGAGCCGTTCGTGCGCGAGGAGATGGCCAGACGGGGCGTGGACCTCGACCGGCTCGACGACGAGGAGCCCGACGCGGGGCTCGGCAACGGCGGCCTCGGGCGGCTCGCCGCATGCTTCATCGACTCGATGGCCACGCTCGCCATCCCCGCGATCGGGTACGGCTTGCGCTACGAGTACGGGATTTTCCGACAGGAGATCCAGGGCGGCCGCCAGGTCGAACGCCCCGACAACTGGCTCCGACGACCTGACCCGTGGGAGGTCGACCGCCCCGCGGAGGCGGTGGACGTCCGCCTGCAATGCGCGGTCCAGTCCCGCCGGGGCACCCCGGTCCTTGTCGCCGACCGCCCGACCCTCCTCCGGGGGGTCCCCTACGACAGGCCGGTCGTCGGCCACGGCGGCAGGACCGTCAACACGCTGCGACTCTGGGGTGCGGCGGCGACGGACGCCTTCGATTTCGCCGAGTTCAGCGCCGGCGACTTCTTCGGCGCCGTGCACGAGAAGGTCGTGGCCGAGAACCTGACGCGCGTCCTCTACCCGGACGACTCCACCACGGCCGGCAGGGGGCTGCGGTTCGCGCAGGAGTACTTCCTCGTCTGCTGCTCGCTGGCCGACATCGTCCGGCGCTTCCGCGCCCGCGGCAACGACTGGGGCGCGCTCCCCGACAAGGTGGCGGTCCAGCTCAACGACACCCACCCCGCGCTGGCCGTCGCCGAACTGATGCGCATCCTCCTGGACGGGGCCGGGCTGGGCTGGGACGAGTCGTGGGACCTCACCGTGCGGACGCTGGCCTACACCAACCACACGCTCCTCCCGGAGGCGCTGGAGACGTGGCCCGTCCGTCGCTTCGAGCTGGTGGCCCCGAGGTTGCTGGAGATCGTCTACGAGATCAACCGCCGGTTCCTCGACGAGGTACGGGCGAAGTCCCCCGGCGACGACGGTCTGGCCGCGCGGGTCAGCCTGATCGAGGAGGGCCCGGAGAAGAAGGTCCGGATGGCCCACCTGGCGGTCGTCGGTTCGTACAGCACCAACGGCGTCGCGGCGCTCCACTCCCGGCTGCTGCGGGAGACCGTGTTGAAGGACCTCGCCGGGCTCTTCCCCGGGCGGTTCAACAACAAGACCAACGGCGTCACCCCGCGTCGCTGGCTACTCCTGGCGAATCCCGGCCTGGCCGCGCTCCTGACCAAGGCGGTCGGCGACGGCTGGGTCACCGAACTCGAGCGGCTCGGGGCCATCGCCCCGCTCGCGGATGACCCGGCCTTCCGGGAGCGCTTCCGGGCGGCGAAGCGCGCGGCCAAGGTCAGGTTTGCCGACTGGCTGCGGTCGGCCACCGGGGAGGTGGTCGAGCCCGCCTCGCTCTTCGACGTCCAGATCAAGCGGATCCACGAGTACAAGCGGCAGCTCTTGAACGTCCTCCACGTCCTGGTCCTCTACAACCGCCTGCGCGAGAACCCGGCGCTCGACGCGCCTCCGCGCACGGTCTTCTTCGCCGGCAAGGCGGCGCCGGCTTGCCACCTGGCCAAGGTGATCATCCACCTGGTCAACAACGTCGCCGCGGTGATCGACGCCGACCCGGCCGCCCGCGGGCGGCTCAAGGTGCTGTTCCTCCCCGAGTACAACGTCACCCTCGCCCAACGGCTGATCCCCGCGGCCGACCTGTCCGAGCAGATCTCGACCGCCGGTTACGAGGCCAGCGGAACGAGCAACATGAAGTTCATGATGAACGGGGCCCTGACCGTCGGCACCCGCGACGGGGCGACGATCGAGATGGCCGAGGCGTCCGGCGAGCAGAACTTCTTCCTGTTCGGCCTCACCGCGGAGCAGGTCGCGAACAGCCGGGGCTGGTACAGCCCGTTCTGGCACGTCGAGCACGACCCCGAGACGCGCCTGGCCCTCGACCTGATCCGCTCCGGCACGTTCGACCTGGGCGAGCCGGGTGTGTTTGCTCCGGTCCTCGACGCGCTCCTCGCCCAGGGCGACCGGTACATGCACCTGGCGGACCTGACGTCCTACGTGAACGCCCAGGAGCAGGTCGTCGCCCTCTACGGGCAGCCAGACGCGTGGGCGCGGAAGGCGATACTGAACGTCGCACACTCCGGCCGGTTCTCGAGCGACCGCACGATTGCCGAGTACGCGGCCGACGTCTGTGGCGCCGGGCCGTGCCCGGTTGACTGAGGAACATGACCCCCACGCCCGGAGGGGGGCAGTACCCACGGTGCCGAGCGGCCGTCCGTGATGTCGGCGCAGGAGGGTTTCGTGAAGGAAGTGATCATCACCCACAGGACAACACCCGAAGTCGCGGACGGGCCTTCGACCCGTCGCCCGATGCCGTCGGTCGCCCGGATCGCACCGGAGACCCGACCCTCGGCCGGGGGCTGGGCCTCGAAGGAGGGGAGCGTGCTCCCCCCGGGAGCGGCCTGGATCGAGCAGCAGCGCGCCCATAACTTCATGCTTTATTCCCGGCGATCCGAACGGGTGACGCTCCTCCTCTTCGGCGAGGCCGACCCGGCCCGCCCGCTCTTAGCGCTCGATCTCGACCCCCGCGTGCACAAGACCTGGGACATCTGGCATTGCCGGGTGGAGGAGGAGCGGGCCCGTGGCGCCCGCTACTACGCCTACTCGGTCGACGGACCGCGGGCCGGTGGGTCAGACCGCCACCCCGGTTTCGACCCGGACAAGGTCCTCCTGGACCCGTACGCGCGGGACGTCTTCTTCCCGCCGTCCTTCGACCGGGAGGCCGCCCGCAGGCCGGGACCCAACGCGGGCATGGCCCCCCTGGGCGTCTTGCCGCGCCGCGAGGCGCCGTTCGACTGGGAGGACGACCGGCCGCCGCGGCACGACTCGGAAGCGGTGATCTACGAGATGCACGTCCGCGGGTTCACCAATGCCCCTGCGAGCGGCGTCGCAGCCGGACGCCGCGGCACCTTCGCGGGGGTCGTCGACAAGATCCCTCATTTGAGGGACCTCGGGGTCACGATCGTCGAGCTGCTCCCCGTGCAGCAGTTCGACCCCCAGGAGGGGAACTACTGGGGGTACATGACGCTCAACTTCTTCGCCCCCCACCACTCCTTTGCGGCCGACGTCCGGGACGCGCGCCGCGAGTTCAAGGAGATGGTCAAGGCCCTCCACCGGGCGGGGATCGAGGTCGTCCTGGACGTCGTCTACAACCACACGGCCGAGGGAGACCAGGCGGGTCCGACGTACAGCTTCAAGGGGATCGACAGCGCCACCTACTACCTCGCGTCCGACGACCCCGCGCGACCCTACCTCGACTACTCCGGCTGCGGCAACACGCTCGCCTGTCATACGGGGGCCGTCCGAACGCTGATCCTCGAGAGCCTGCGCTACTGGGTCACCGAGATGCACGTCGACGGGTTCCGCTTCGACCTCGCCTCGGTGCTCGCCCGAAACGCCGACGGCAGCTTCGCCGGCCCGGACGTTCCCCTCCTGACCGCCATCCGCACCGACCCGGTGCTCAGGGACGTCCGGCTGATCGCCGAGCCCTGGGATGCGGCCGGAGCCTATCAACTCGGCGTGCGGTTCCCCGGCGCGCTCTGGCACCAGTGGAACGGCCGCTTCCGCGACGACGTCCGCCGGTTCGTCCGCGGCGACCGTGGCACCGTGCCGGCCCTGATGATGCGGTTGTACGGCAGCGATGACCTCTTCCCCGATACCCCGCGCGACGCCCGCCGACCGTCTCAGAGCATCAACTACGTCACCTGTCACGACGGGTTCACGCTGTACGATCTGGTCTCGTACGACCGCCGCCACAACGAGGCGAACGGCCACGACAACATCGACGGCGCGGCGGACAACCTGAGCTGGAATTGCGGCTGGGAGGGAGACGACGGATTACCCGCCGAGGTCGCCGCGCTGCGGCGCCGGCAGGCGAAGAACCTCTGCTGTCTGCTCCTGCTGGCCAACGGCGTGCCCATGATCTCCGCCGGCGACGAGCTCTTGCAGACCCAGCGGGGCAACAACAACCCGTACAACCAGGACAACGGGACGACCTGGCTCGACTGGGGCCGCCTGACGACCCACGCGGACCACTTCCGCTTCGTCCGGCTGATGATCGCGTTCCGCAAGGCGCACCCGACGCTCGGCCGCAGCCGGTTCTGGCGCGACGACGTCCGCTGGTACGGGGTCGGCCCGTCTGCCGACACGGGCGACGACTCGCACAGTCTCGCTTACGCCCTGCGCGGGGCCTCGCAGGGGGACGGCGACCTGTACGTCATGATCAACGCCTACCACGAGCCCCTGACGTTCACGGTGCAGGAAGGCAGTCCGGGGTGCTGGGGTCGGGTGATCGACACCGCGCTGCCGAGCCCCGACGACATCGTCGACACCATGCCCGGTCCGCCGGTCCCGTCGATGGAATACCGCGTCCAGGCCCGTTCCGTGGTCGTCCTGCTGAGGCGGGCGGCCGACGCATGAATCATCCCCGTCCGGTGCCCAGGTCTTACCGAGGAGGCGATGCCGTGGCGACTCACACCCTGGCGGGTCAGCCCGCACCCGCCGACATGTTGATTGACGTGAGCGAGTTGCAGAGGGCCTACCACGAGCGCGTGCCGGACCCGCATGACCCGCGCCAGCGCGTCGCCTTCGGTACCAGCGGCCACCGGGGTACCCCCGGCGACGGCACGTTCACCGAGGCGCACATCCTCGCCATCACGCAGGCCATCTGCGATTACCGGCAATCCCACGGGATCGAGGGCCCATTGTTCCTGGGGAAAGACACCCACGCCCTCTCGGATCCGGCCCAGAGGACGGCGCTCGAGGTTCTGGCGGCCAACGGCGTTGAGACCGTGCTGCAGCGCGACGACGGCGTGACCCCGACCCCCGTCATCTCCCGCGCGATCCTGGTGCATAATCGACAACAGGGTGCGCGCCGCGCCGACGGGATCGTGGTCACCCCGTCGCAAAACCCGCCGGCAGACGGCGGGTTCAAGTACAACCCGCCCCACGGCGGGCCCGCCGAGACGGACGTTACCTCCTGGATCCAGGACCGCGCCAACGCCCTCCTTCGGTCGGACAACGCCGGGACCAAGCGCGTCTCCTATCTTGGGGCCCTTCGGGCCGCGACGACCCACCCGACCGACCTCGTCCTGCCCTACGTCAATGACCTGTCCTCCGTGATCGACCTGGACGCGATCCGCTCCGCCGGACTGAAGATCGGCGTCGACCCGCTCGGTGGCGCGGCGGTCCACTACTGGGGGCAGGTCGCCGACCGGTACCGCCTGGACATCACCGTCACGAACCAGGCGGTCGACCCGACCTTCCGCTTCATGACGCTGGACCACGACGGCAAGATCCGCATGGACTGCTCCAGCCCCTACGCGATGGCCGGCCTGGTCCGGCTCAAGGACCGGTTCGACGTCGCCTTCAGCAACGACCCGGACAGCGACCGCCACGGGATCGTGACCCGGTCGTCCGGCCTGATGAACCCGAACCACTACCTCGCCGTCGCGGTCCGCTACCTCCTGGGGCACCGACCCGGCTGGCCCGCCGGGGCGGCGGTGGGCAAGACCGTGGTGAGCGGCTCGATCATCGACCGGGTCGTGTCGGGGTTGCACCGGACGCTCGCCGAGGTGCCGGTCGGCTTCAAGTGGTTCGGGCCGGGCCTCTCCGAAGGCTCCTACTGCTTCGGCGGCGAGGATAGCGCCGGGGCGAGCTTCCTGCGGCGCGATGGGGCATGGACCACCGACAAGGACGGCCTGATCCTCGGCCTGCTGGCGGCGGAGATCACCGCGAGGACCGGCAAGGACCCGGGTGAACTCTACCGCGAAATCACCGCCGAGCATGGGTCGCCGCTATACACCCGGATCGACACGCCGGCGACTCCCGCCGAGAAGGCACGGTTGCAGAACTTATCGGCCGGCGCGGTCAAGGCGACGGAACTGGCCGGCGAGCCGATCGTCGCCCGGCTGACCCGGGCCCCGGGGAACGGGGCCGCGATCGGCGGCCTCAAGGTCGTCGCCCGGAGTGGCTGGTTCGCGGCGCGGCCATCGGGGACCGAGGACCTCTACAAGCTCTACGCCGAGAGCTTCCGCGACCAGGCCCACCTCGAGGCCATCGTCGACGAGGCGCGGCGGATCGTCGACCCCGTGCTGCGGGAGGCGGCCGCGCCCCACGAATATCAGCCGGGAACCTGGGGCCCGCCCGCGGCAGCGTAGAAGGTCGCACCCCCGGGAGGGTGGCTCGACCCGAGCACGACGGGCTGACCCCGGTTGACCGGCGTCGAGCAGGGGATGTGCCTGATGATGTTTACATGTCCAATCATAAGGCAATCAATGCGCATCTCGTGGCCAGTGACCGGGCGCGAAAAGCGCACCATGCGTGGTCGTCGTAACAGTGAACACCCGGCGAAAGGGGACGTTTGCGTGCTGCGAAGGCCCTGATCATGAGTCCCCGGCGAGCTCAGACGGAGTTCAGTCCGGCGTCGCGCCGCGTCCCGGGCTTTGCGTACCGCCTCTGAGATCCTTGGACGGAATCACCGCTTCCGCCTCGCGGCGCAGCACGTAGGCTTCCAGCCAGTTGTGCAGGTGCAGCCCGAGCTTCTCTTCGCCAGGGGCCGGCATCCCGTCGCCGTACTGATCGAGCCACGCCTGGGCCTTGCCCAGCCAGCGTCGCGCCTCCTCGGACTTCCCGAGGCGCTGATCGGCCAGGGCCAGCCACAGCCAGTTGAGCACCGCCGTACCCGCTCTCGAGTCAGCCCGCAGGCTCTGCTCGAAAAAGAGAACCGACTGTTGGAACTTTCCGGCCCGGTACGCCAGGGCCCCTTGCTCGGTCAGCGACCAGAATTCTCGGGCGAAGTCCTGGAGTTCCTTTTCGGCGAGGCGGCCGGGCAGCGATGACTCCGCGACGGAATCGGGGGCGAGGGTGCAGGCGCGGGCCACGTGGTAGGCTCGCGGGCCACCCTCCTTGCCGCTCGCCTGAATCATGTGGGCGCAGGTCCTCGCGTAGCCCTGGAGGTCGCCGGAGAGCAGCAACAGGCCGG
The DNA window shown above is from Paludisphaera mucosa and carries:
- a CDS encoding glycogen/starch/alpha-glucan phosphorylase → MSSVLKKTATDARAERTLRTELFERYGCGPVQFSGNPNASYERHLVLDHVVKPGNASAREVFEALARSLRDLIAQRWLKTGETCDRENPKQVYYLSMEFLIGRSTSNNLLNLLVEPFVREEMARRGVDLDRLDDEEPDAGLGNGGLGRLAACFIDSMATLAIPAIGYGLRYEYGIFRQEIQGGRQVERPDNWLRRPDPWEVDRPAEAVDVRLQCAVQSRRGTPVLVADRPTLLRGVPYDRPVVGHGGRTVNTLRLWGAAATDAFDFAEFSAGDFFGAVHEKVVAENLTRVLYPDDSTTAGRGLRFAQEYFLVCCSLADIVRRFRARGNDWGALPDKVAVQLNDTHPALAVAELMRILLDGAGLGWDESWDLTVRTLAYTNHTLLPEALETWPVRRFELVAPRLLEIVYEINRRFLDEVRAKSPGDDGLAARVSLIEEGPEKKVRMAHLAVVGSYSTNGVAALHSRLLRETVLKDLAGLFPGRFNNKTNGVTPRRWLLLANPGLAALLTKAVGDGWVTELERLGAIAPLADDPAFRERFRAAKRAAKVRFADWLRSATGEVVEPASLFDVQIKRIHEYKRQLLNVLHVLVLYNRLRENPALDAPPRTVFFAGKAAPACHLAKVIIHLVNNVAAVIDADPAARGRLKVLFLPEYNVTLAQRLIPAADLSEQISTAGYEASGTSNMKFMMNGALTVGTRDGATIEMAEASGEQNFFLFGLTAEQVANSRGWYSPFWHVEHDPETRLALDLIRSGTFDLGEPGVFAPVLDALLAQGDRYMHLADLTSYVNAQEQVVALYGQPDAWARKAILNVAHSGRFSSDRTIAEYAADVCGAGPCPVD
- a CDS encoding glycogen debranching protein — its product is MLPPGAAWIEQQRAHNFMLYSRRSERVTLLLFGEADPARPLLALDLDPRVHKTWDIWHCRVEEERARGARYYAYSVDGPRAGGSDRHPGFDPDKVLLDPYARDVFFPPSFDREAARRPGPNAGMAPLGVLPRREAPFDWEDDRPPRHDSEAVIYEMHVRGFTNAPASGVAAGRRGTFAGVVDKIPHLRDLGVTIVELLPVQQFDPQEGNYWGYMTLNFFAPHHSFAADVRDARREFKEMVKALHRAGIEVVLDVVYNHTAEGDQAGPTYSFKGIDSATYYLASDDPARPYLDYSGCGNTLACHTGAVRTLILESLRYWVTEMHVDGFRFDLASVLARNADGSFAGPDVPLLTAIRTDPVLRDVRLIAEPWDAAGAYQLGVRFPGALWHQWNGRFRDDVRRFVRGDRGTVPALMMRLYGSDDLFPDTPRDARRPSQSINYVTCHDGFTLYDLVSYDRRHNEANGHDNIDGAADNLSWNCGWEGDDGLPAEVAALRRRQAKNLCCLLLLANGVPMISAGDELLQTQRGNNNPYNQDNGTTWLDWGRLTTHADHFRFVRLMIAFRKAHPTLGRSRFWRDDVRWYGVGPSADTGDDSHSLAYALRGASQGDGDLYVMINAYHEPLTFTVQEGSPGCWGRVIDTALPSPDDIVDTMPGPPVPSMEYRVQARSVVVLLRRAADA
- the pgm gene encoding phosphoglucomutase (alpha-D-glucose-1,6-bisphosphate-dependent), translating into MATHTLAGQPAPADMLIDVSELQRAYHERVPDPHDPRQRVAFGTSGHRGTPGDGTFTEAHILAITQAICDYRQSHGIEGPLFLGKDTHALSDPAQRTALEVLAANGVETVLQRDDGVTPTPVISRAILVHNRQQGARRADGIVVTPSQNPPADGGFKYNPPHGGPAETDVTSWIQDRANALLRSDNAGTKRVSYLGALRAATTHPTDLVLPYVNDLSSVIDLDAIRSAGLKIGVDPLGGAAVHYWGQVADRYRLDITVTNQAVDPTFRFMTLDHDGKIRMDCSSPYAMAGLVRLKDRFDVAFSNDPDSDRHGIVTRSSGLMNPNHYLAVAVRYLLGHRPGWPAGAAVGKTVVSGSIIDRVVSGLHRTLAEVPVGFKWFGPGLSEGSYCFGGEDSAGASFLRRDGAWTTDKDGLILGLLAAEITARTGKDPGELYREITAEHGSPLYTRIDTPATPAEKARLQNLSAGAVKATELAGEPIVARLTRAPGNGAAIGGLKVVARSGWFAARPSGTEDLYKLYAESFRDQAHLEAIVDEARRIVDPVLREAAAPHEYQPGTWGPPAAA